A window from Mycobacterium saskatchewanense encodes these proteins:
- a CDS encoding aldo/keto reductase: MEYIKLGTSGLDVSPIAIGAMTYGDPERGHPVWSLPEGAARPLIRHAIEAGINFFDTANMYSQGSSEEILGRALRDYADRDDVVIATKLRHPMRPGPNGKGLSRKAIMTEIDHSLRRLGTDYVDLYQIHRNDHATPLEETLEALHDLVKAGKVRYLGASSMPAWEFSKALHLQRANGWSRFVSMQDHYNLLAREEEREMIPLCLDEGVGAIVWSPLARGRLARSWGDAKATARSSQDGFADMLYALTGGDSDKAIVDAVGATAERHGVSRAQVALAWLRAKPVVTAPIVGASSVGQIDEAIASLEVELTDADIRMLEAPYTPRYDFQGISDEAQLRAITERIPQLSPAG, translated from the coding sequence GTGGAATACATCAAGCTCGGCACGTCAGGACTCGACGTGTCTCCCATCGCGATCGGGGCCATGACATACGGCGATCCCGAGCGGGGCCATCCCGTGTGGTCGCTGCCCGAAGGCGCGGCGCGACCACTGATCAGGCACGCGATCGAAGCCGGGATCAACTTCTTCGACACCGCCAACATGTACTCGCAGGGCAGCAGCGAGGAAATCCTGGGTCGGGCGCTGCGCGACTATGCCGATCGCGACGACGTCGTCATCGCGACGAAATTGAGGCATCCGATGCGGCCCGGACCGAACGGGAAGGGCTTGAGCCGCAAGGCGATCATGACGGAGATCGACCATTCGCTGCGCAGGCTGGGCACCGATTATGTCGACCTCTACCAGATCCATCGCAACGATCACGCCACTCCGCTGGAGGAAACGCTCGAGGCACTTCACGACCTGGTGAAGGCCGGCAAGGTCCGCTATCTCGGGGCTTCGTCGATGCCGGCGTGGGAGTTTTCCAAAGCCCTGCACCTTCAGCGCGCCAACGGCTGGTCGAGATTCGTTTCGATGCAGGATCATTACAATCTGCTGGCCAGGGAGGAAGAGCGCGAGATGATCCCACTCTGCCTCGACGAGGGTGTGGGGGCCATCGTCTGGAGCCCCCTGGCGCGCGGACGACTGGCGCGGTCCTGGGGCGACGCCAAAGCCACGGCGCGGTCGTCGCAGGACGGGTTCGCCGACATGCTCTACGCCCTTACCGGTGGCGACTCCGACAAAGCCATCGTCGACGCCGTCGGCGCTACCGCCGAGAGGCACGGCGTCAGCCGAGCCCAGGTGGCGCTGGCCTGGTTGCGCGCCAAACCCGTCGTGACAGCACCCATTGTCGGCGCGAGCAGTGTCGGCCAGATCGACGAGGCGATAGCCTCCCTCGAGGTGGAGCTCACTGACGCCGACATACGCATGCTGGAGGCGCCGTACACACCGCGGTACGACTTCCAGGGCATCTCGGATGAAGCGCAGTTGCGTGCGATAACGGAACGCATCCCGCAGTTGAGCCCCGCCGGATAG
- a CDS encoding AraC family transcriptional regulator: MAGPGGEMDSSRELPNWFRTRSPDHAIHLCETAFHPHRLELLESGGFGFAQHLTRAGPITLADLTYDTDVSLSFAGDRDSYYIHLTLDGRLESQYLGRHLVSTPAVATIYRPEAEMSVTRWPGGTRHLGIKIDQLVVDTALKALLGRSPESSVAFTATLPLSDHAAQSWVSQVRWINREFARPDSPLQHPAVLDPLVESVVCGLLLVAGHPDREGLAASTRPVRPPAVRTAMDIIESKPQSALTTSRLALECHVSVRALQEGFHRHVGMSPMAYLRQVRLRRARADLRAAHSSHTGVAAVAHRWGFGHLGRFAAAYKVMYGETPLQTLRAGGD, encoded by the coding sequence ATGGCCGGCCCCGGCGGCGAAATGGATTCGAGCCGCGAACTGCCCAATTGGTTTCGCACGCGATCGCCCGATCACGCGATCCACCTCTGCGAGACCGCGTTTCATCCGCACCGGCTCGAGTTGCTGGAATCCGGCGGCTTCGGCTTCGCCCAGCATTTGACGCGCGCCGGGCCCATCACATTGGCCGACCTGACCTACGATACCGACGTGTCGCTCAGCTTCGCTGGCGACCGAGATAGCTACTACATCCACCTCACACTCGACGGTCGGCTCGAGTCGCAGTATCTCGGCCGGCATCTGGTCTCTACTCCGGCGGTCGCGACGATATACCGGCCAGAGGCAGAGATGAGCGTCACTCGGTGGCCCGGTGGTACCCGCCATCTGGGCATCAAGATCGACCAGCTGGTCGTCGATACGGCGCTCAAGGCCCTGCTGGGCCGTTCGCCGGAGTCCTCCGTCGCCTTCACCGCAACACTGCCGCTGTCCGACCATGCCGCCCAAAGCTGGGTGAGCCAGGTGCGTTGGATCAATCGCGAATTCGCGCGTCCTGACAGCCCCCTACAGCATCCGGCGGTTCTGGACCCGCTGGTGGAGAGCGTGGTTTGCGGCCTGCTACTAGTCGCCGGACATCCCGACCGCGAAGGCCTCGCGGCCTCGACGCGACCCGTCCGGCCCCCTGCTGTCCGCACGGCTATGGACATCATCGAGAGCAAACCGCAATCGGCTTTGACGACGTCCCGGCTCGCGCTGGAGTGCCACGTCAGCGTCCGCGCATTGCAAGAGGGCTTTCACCGACACGTCGGAATGTCGCCCATGGCGTACCTTCGCCAGGTCAGGCTCCGTCGTGCGCGCGCCGATCTGCGCGCTGCCCACTCCTCCCACACCGGCGTCGCCGCCGTCGCGCACCGATGGGGGTTCGGGCACCTGGGGCGGTTCGCCGCCGCCTACAAGGTGATGTACGGGGAGACACCGCTGCAGACCCTGCGCGCGGGCGGCGATTAA
- a CDS encoding cytochrome P450 has translation MPTKPLVDLTGSFTTQMHTVLAEAVRHGPLATDEVTGATVVLRQRDVEALARDERLNGIGLALFDTMGISEGPLRDWYGRLMFTTEGDYHRRIRSLVSRAFTPRSVAQLRPAAASMAAAAVASAGRDGGDLVASSAALATTLICRLLGVPDSDVDVFTEWADALSPVFYMMTPDQIADATRAITELQSYVDDLVQRRIEDPGSDLITGLLTAESDGERLTQDETVSMIANLLVAGHDTMGSQIPCSLLVTLRHRDRLAGVARDAASLASAVAETMRFEPSIPLIPRTAITPIELHGTIIPAGSMVLLCIASACRDASAWPSPDLFDPERFTRGTPRLMNFGAGAHYCLGTSLAKVAVEECVRAVLAAQPPLRLTEDPADIAWRRILGRSPARLLVQADS, from the coding sequence ATGCCGACCAAACCGCTGGTAGACCTGACCGGCAGCTTCACCACCCAGATGCACACAGTCCTCGCCGAGGCGGTGCGACACGGCCCGCTGGCCACCGACGAGGTCACAGGAGCCACCGTGGTGCTGCGCCAGCGTGACGTAGAGGCACTCGCCCGCGACGAGCGGTTGAATGGCATAGGGCTGGCCCTGTTCGACACCATGGGCATCAGCGAAGGGCCGTTGCGCGACTGGTACGGCAGGCTGATGTTCACGACCGAGGGTGACTATCACCGCCGGATTCGCTCGTTGGTGTCTCGCGCCTTCACGCCGCGTTCCGTCGCCCAACTCAGGCCGGCGGCCGCGAGCATGGCCGCCGCCGCCGTCGCATCAGCCGGGCGGGATGGGGGAGACCTGGTGGCATCCTCCGCGGCACTGGCCACCACGCTGATTTGCCGCCTTCTCGGAGTGCCCGACAGCGATGTCGATGTCTTCACCGAGTGGGCCGATGCCTTGAGCCCGGTCTTCTACATGATGACACCCGACCAGATAGCGGATGCCACGCGCGCGATCACCGAGTTGCAAAGCTACGTGGACGACTTGGTGCAACGGCGGATCGAGGATCCCGGTTCGGATCTCATCACCGGCTTGCTTACCGCGGAGAGCGACGGTGAGCGGCTCACCCAAGACGAGACGGTGTCGATGATCGCGAATCTCCTTGTGGCCGGACATGACACCATGGGCAGCCAGATTCCGTGCAGCCTGCTGGTGACCCTGCGGCACCGCGATCGGCTTGCCGGTGTGGCGCGCGACGCCGCGTCGCTCGCGAGCGCGGTCGCCGAGACCATGCGCTTCGAACCCAGCATCCCGCTGATTCCGCGCACCGCCATCACGCCAATCGAGCTGCACGGCACGATCATCCCGGCCGGCTCCATGGTTCTGCTGTGCATCGCCTCGGCATGCCGGGACGCGTCGGCGTGGCCGTCGCCGGACCTCTTCGATCCCGAGCGCTTCACCCGAGGGACTCCACGGCTCATGAACTTCGGCGCAGGAGCGCACTACTGCCTCGGTACCTCGTTGGCGAAGGTCGCCGTGGAGGAGTGCGTGCGGGCCGTCCTGGCAGCACAGCCCCCGCTGCGATTGACCGAAGATCCTGCCGACATTGCCTGGCGCCGCATCCTGGGTCGCAGCCCCGCACGCCTGCTCGTGCAGGCGGACTCGTGA
- a CDS encoding TetR/AcrR family transcriptional regulator, translating to MAKADSLPKGRPPAEDAGTRRTEILQTAAALIASSGLRTSLQEIADAAGILPGSLYHHFESKEAILIELIHRYQEDLDRIGQAAQAKLDEPDSRPVSEQIVELGQSIADCAVRHGAALQMSFYEGPSADPELMKLTRQEPTAIQEAMLQTLRAGRWSGYIKPDIDLPTLADRICQTMLQVGLAVMRGNSPADQVAGLLCRIILQGLASRSPTDSELDRSKALRAANDVIATWADDSDADPGDKAAHVLAVARAEFGRRGYEVTTIRDIAAAAGLGTGTVYRVIGSKDELLASIMESFGRKVEAGWVAVLRSEATPVEKLDALSWVNVNALDRFSDEFRIQLAWMRQSPPNTPNPGWLYTTRLRQMKALLSEGIRSGEIGIDAPSTTMLARCLIGLQWIPENILRATGKRAALVHARDTVLRGVAVHGN from the coding sequence ATGGCCAAAGCCGACTCGTTGCCCAAGGGCCGGCCGCCGGCAGAGGACGCCGGAACCCGTCGCACCGAGATCCTGCAAACTGCGGCCGCGTTGATCGCGTCCTCGGGGTTGCGGACCTCACTGCAGGAGATAGCTGACGCGGCGGGCATCCTCCCCGGAAGTCTGTATCACCATTTCGAATCCAAGGAAGCGATCCTCATCGAGTTGATCCACCGCTATCAGGAGGATCTGGACCGGATCGGGCAAGCCGCACAAGCGAAGCTGGACGAACCCGATTCCCGTCCAGTGTCGGAGCAGATCGTCGAACTGGGACAGTCGATCGCCGACTGCGCCGTGCGGCACGGGGCTGCCCTGCAGATGTCGTTCTATGAGGGTCCGAGCGCGGATCCGGAGCTGATGAAGCTGACCCGGCAAGAGCCCACCGCTATCCAGGAGGCGATGCTCCAAACGCTTCGCGCCGGCAGATGGAGCGGCTACATCAAGCCGGACATCGACCTGCCCACGCTGGCCGACCGCATCTGCCAAACGATGCTGCAGGTCGGCCTCGCCGTGATGCGCGGCAATTCACCGGCCGACCAGGTGGCGGGGCTGCTGTGCCGAATCATCCTGCAGGGCTTGGCCAGCCGGTCGCCCACGGATTCGGAGCTGGACCGGTCCAAGGCCTTGAGGGCCGCGAACGACGTCATCGCGACGTGGGCCGACGACAGTGACGCGGACCCGGGCGACAAAGCCGCCCATGTCCTCGCCGTGGCACGGGCGGAGTTCGGCCGCAGGGGGTACGAGGTCACCACGATCAGGGACATCGCGGCCGCGGCCGGCCTCGGCACCGGAACCGTCTATCGCGTGATCGGATCCAAGGACGAACTCCTCGCGTCGATCATGGAATCGTTCGGAAGGAAGGTCGAGGCGGGCTGGGTGGCCGTCCTGCGCTCGGAGGCCACGCCCGTCGAGAAGCTCGACGCCCTCAGCTGGGTCAACGTCAACGCGCTCGATCGGTTCTCCGACGAGTTCAGGATCCAACTCGCCTGGATGCGGCAATCACCACCGAACACCCCCAATCCGGGGTGGCTGTACACCACACGGCTACGGCAGATGAAAGCTCTCCTCTCCGAAGGCATCCGCTCGGGGGAGATCGGTATCGACGCGCCGTCCACGACGATGCTGGCTCGATGCCTCATCGGCCTGCAATGGATACCGGAGAACATCCTTCGCGCCACCGGCAAGCGCGCGGCCTTGGTGCACGCCCGTGACACGGTGCTGCGCGGGGTTGCGGTTCACGGCAACTAG
- a CDS encoding haloalkane dehalogenase — protein MHQIFIGLYRYRQAWTDLPAAERESFVNRIAGAIGDLQSRGVEVLGFGANDPEIDCRAPYDFFGAYRVPDPGTRRLIEAGIAASGWYGYFDQINIGGTALTPLGALSQNILLRPALPQGLPTAPTSDYVKKQATVNGHTMAYIEEGKGEAVVLIHGDVMSSFLWHNVIPYIADRRRAIAVDLIGAGDSDKLPAAGEGTYSFDTHARYLGELLDELELGDDIALVGHDWGANLAFDWAMRHEDRVCGLAFGEALLPPFEWADWPVMVRDGFWHLRTGEGGDDVLENNFSVNFSRANMLRMLAPQEWGEMVRPYANPGEDRRPTLDWPRSIPFGDDDTEIRRVLEAQAAWLGATPIPKLHLAGMPGGIDKVGGRRREIISTLPNSTVATVQGLHWTPLDDPHATGAGLAAWLSELASAVPRLDRPATSERNR, from the coding sequence GTGCACCAGATCTTCATTGGTTTGTACCGATACCGCCAGGCATGGACGGACCTGCCCGCGGCGGAGCGCGAGTCGTTCGTCAACCGAATCGCTGGCGCGATCGGAGATCTTCAGTCTCGAGGCGTAGAAGTCCTGGGCTTCGGCGCGAACGATCCGGAAATCGACTGTCGCGCACCCTATGACTTCTTCGGCGCTTACCGCGTGCCTGACCCCGGCACGCGACGGCTGATCGAGGCGGGCATTGCCGCGTCCGGCTGGTACGGCTACTTCGACCAGATCAATATCGGCGGGACCGCCTTGACGCCGCTCGGCGCGTTGTCGCAGAACATTCTGCTGCGGCCCGCTCTGCCGCAGGGACTGCCCACCGCCCCGACTTCGGATTATGTGAAGAAGCAGGCCACGGTGAACGGGCACACCATGGCGTACATCGAGGAAGGAAAGGGTGAGGCGGTCGTGCTCATCCACGGCGATGTGATGTCATCGTTCCTGTGGCACAACGTCATTCCCTACATCGCCGACCGCCGTCGTGCCATCGCCGTTGACCTCATCGGCGCCGGCGACTCCGACAAACTCCCCGCCGCCGGCGAGGGTACGTACAGCTTCGACACCCACGCCCGTTACCTCGGCGAGCTCCTGGACGAGCTGGAACTGGGGGATGACATCGCCTTGGTCGGCCATGACTGGGGCGCCAACCTGGCCTTCGACTGGGCGATGCGGCACGAGGACCGCGTGTGCGGGCTCGCGTTCGGTGAGGCCCTGCTGCCGCCGTTCGAGTGGGCGGACTGGCCCGTGATGGTGCGCGACGGGTTCTGGCATCTACGCACCGGGGAAGGCGGCGACGATGTCCTCGAGAACAATTTCTCTGTGAACTTCTCGCGTGCCAACATGCTGCGAATGCTGGCGCCGCAGGAGTGGGGCGAGATGGTCCGGCCTTACGCGAATCCCGGCGAGGATCGCCGCCCGACATTGGACTGGCCTCGGTCGATCCCCTTCGGGGACGACGACACGGAGATACGTCGAGTCCTGGAGGCGCAGGCGGCGTGGCTGGGCGCCACGCCAATTCCCAAACTGCACCTGGCCGGGATGCCCGGGGGGATCGACAAGGTTGGCGGGCGCCGCCGCGAGATCATCAGCACATTGCCCAACTCGACGGTGGCCACCGTGCAAGGCTTGCACTGGACACCGCTTGACGACCCGCATGCCACCGGGGCGGGGCTGGCGGCATGGCTCAGTGAGCTCGCGTCGGCGGTCCCCCGGTTGGACCGCCCGGCAACCTCCGAACGGAATCGATGA
- a CDS encoding SDR family oxidoreductase yields MTVVDRLRYDGKRALVVGGATGMGAAAAKSAAELGAEVIVLDYAPVNYEVARAIQVDLRDPASIDAALEQLDGPIHALFSAAGIADGTTDLMAINFIGHRHLIDRLLEKNQLPSGSAICFISSVAGMGWENDLELLTEFLATPDFASAQEWVKAHEAEGIVHYGFSKKVVNAYVATQGFPLLKKGIRINAICPGPTDTPLAQANADLWLTFAQDYREETGSKVHTPEQMGDVMAFLNSAAAFGISGITLLVDYGHTMASLTNAYPPGKPIIDLIMGRVKL; encoded by the coding sequence ATGACTGTTGTCGATCGCTTGCGGTATGACGGCAAGCGCGCGCTCGTGGTCGGCGGCGCGACCGGAATGGGCGCCGCGGCGGCCAAGTCAGCGGCCGAGCTCGGTGCCGAGGTCATCGTCCTCGACTACGCGCCGGTGAACTATGAGGTCGCCAGGGCCATTCAGGTGGACCTTCGCGACCCCGCGTCGATCGACGCCGCGCTCGAGCAACTGGACGGACCGATCCACGCGCTCTTCTCCGCCGCAGGGATCGCCGACGGGACCACCGACCTGATGGCAATCAACTTCATCGGCCACCGCCACCTCATCGACCGCCTCCTGGAGAAGAACCAGCTTCCCTCAGGCTCGGCGATCTGCTTCATCTCCTCCGTCGCCGGGATGGGCTGGGAGAACGACCTGGAGCTGCTGACGGAATTCCTCGCCACGCCGGACTTCGCGTCCGCGCAGGAGTGGGTCAAAGCGCACGAGGCGGAGGGCATCGTCCACTACGGCTTCTCCAAGAAGGTCGTCAACGCCTACGTCGCGACGCAGGGCTTCCCGTTGCTGAAGAAGGGCATCCGGATCAACGCGATCTGCCCGGGCCCCACCGACACCCCGCTGGCCCAGGCCAATGCCGACCTCTGGCTCACGTTCGCGCAGGACTATCGCGAGGAGACCGGCTCCAAGGTGCACACCCCCGAGCAGATGGGCGACGTGATGGCGTTCCTCAACAGCGCCGCCGCGTTCGGCATCAGCGGGATCACGCTGCTGGTCGACTACGGGCACACGATGGCCTCGCTCACCAACGCCTACCCGCCGGGGAAGCCGATCATCGACCTGATCATGGGGCGCGTGAAGCTCTAG
- a CDS encoding acyl-CoA dehydrogenase family protein codes for MNLELTNEQVALRDTTRRFLAEKASVAAHVRALLDDDTGTTDAVWRGLADLGVTGVLVPEEHGGAGMTMIEAGVVAEELGAALHPGPWLSSAVAAPRALARLGGAGARASDILVGIADGTTVATVAFLDSGRASVEVGARGGDVVLRGGIAGVPDAAAADTLLVLAEDAAGIGVFVVETDSAGVVVVPERGIDQTRKRFRVELDGACAYRLASASPDVVSAVIDDVLVAAAADALGAARAVIHLAVEYAKFRRQFGQAIGSFQAIQHLCVDMYETVELARSGVIHALWAADAELPSEERHLAALRAKAFAGRLATVGDTAIQVFGGIGYTWEHDAHLYLKRLLSWSEFLGSPDRYLAEVGARLAERGSF; via the coding sequence ATGAACCTCGAACTCACCAACGAGCAGGTAGCTCTGCGCGATACGACGAGGCGCTTTCTCGCCGAAAAGGCCTCGGTGGCAGCACATGTGCGCGCGCTGCTCGACGATGACACCGGTACGACGGACGCCGTCTGGCGTGGCCTGGCCGACCTCGGGGTCACCGGGGTCCTCGTGCCGGAGGAACACGGCGGCGCCGGGATGACGATGATCGAGGCCGGGGTGGTCGCGGAGGAGCTCGGCGCGGCACTGCATCCGGGGCCGTGGTTGTCGAGCGCGGTGGCCGCGCCTCGGGCGTTGGCGCGGCTCGGCGGCGCTGGCGCCCGGGCCTCCGACATCCTGGTCGGCATCGCCGACGGGACCACCGTCGCGACCGTCGCATTCCTGGATTCCGGGCGTGCCTCCGTCGAAGTGGGCGCGCGGGGCGGCGACGTCGTCCTGCGGGGCGGGATCGCCGGCGTGCCCGACGCCGCGGCCGCCGACACGCTGCTGGTGTTGGCCGAGGATGCAGCGGGCATCGGCGTTTTCGTGGTGGAGACCGACTCCGCCGGGGTTGTGGTGGTACCCGAGCGAGGAATCGATCAGACACGCAAGCGGTTTCGGGTCGAGTTGGACGGCGCGTGCGCATACCGGCTGGCGTCGGCGTCGCCCGACGTGGTCAGCGCCGTCATCGACGACGTACTCGTTGCCGCCGCAGCCGACGCGCTGGGCGCCGCACGGGCGGTCATCCACCTTGCCGTCGAATATGCGAAGTTCAGAAGGCAATTCGGCCAGGCCATCGGCTCATTCCAGGCGATCCAGCATCTGTGCGTCGATATGTACGAGACCGTCGAGCTGGCGCGCAGCGGCGTCATCCACGCTCTCTGGGCCGCCGACGCCGAGCTCCCTTCCGAGGAGCGGCACCTTGCCGCGCTGCGCGCCAAGGCGTTCGCGGGGCGACTGGCCACCGTGGGCGACACCGCCATCCAGGTGTTCGGCGGAATCGGATACACGTGGGAGCACGACGCCCACCTCTACCTCAAGCGCCTGCTGAGCTGGAGCGAGTTCCTGGGCAGCCCCGACCGGTACCTCGCTGAAGTCGGTGCGCGCCTTGCCGAGAGGGGTTCCTTCTGA
- a CDS encoding TetR/AcrR family transcriptional regulator — protein sequence MADDGVTRIRADALRNREHIIDVAHDAFAESGTTSLNEIAKRAGVGAGTLYRHFPTREALILAVYRYDVQRLVSAVPRMLRTHPPLEALRLWFLKLADYVRVKHGLGDALHSAAAQDAINETYAPVVAAVGQLVEACAEAGSLRSDLDPADVLLLMSFLWRVGAGAEGKRQAKRIMELAIEGLRSD from the coding sequence GTGGCAGACGACGGCGTCACCCGGATTCGCGCCGACGCGCTGCGCAATCGGGAACACATCATCGACGTGGCACACGACGCGTTCGCGGAGTCGGGGACCACCTCGCTCAACGAGATCGCCAAGCGCGCGGGGGTGGGGGCCGGAACGCTGTACCGCCACTTCCCCACCCGCGAAGCCCTGATCCTCGCGGTATACCGGTATGACGTCCAGCGACTGGTGAGTGCGGTGCCCCGGATGCTGCGCACCCATCCGCCGCTGGAGGCGTTGCGTCTGTGGTTTCTCAAGCTCGCCGACTATGTTCGCGTCAAACACGGCCTGGGCGACGCGCTCCATAGTGCGGCGGCGCAGGATGCGATCAATGAGACGTACGCGCCCGTCGTCGCCGCGGTCGGTCAGCTGGTCGAGGCTTGCGCCGAGGCGGGATCCTTGCGGTCCGATCTCGATCCCGCCGACGTCCTACTGCTGATGAGTTTCCTGTGGCGGGTCGGCGCAGGGGCGGAGGGAAAGCGGCAGGCCAAACGGATCATGGAGCTCGCGATCGAGGGACTGCGGAGCGACTAG
- a CDS encoding GMC family oxidoreductase, whose amino-acid sequence MTTPVTETGLPAAEFTDRVRRNQRWLGSELKPQYDFIVCGSGSSGSVVARRLAENPNASVLVLEAGGPDEGPEITEPGMWLANLGSERDWNFTAEPNCHLNGRAIPYAMGKVLGGGSSINVMVWARGHKTDWDYFASEAKDQRWSYDSVLAIYRAIEDWHGDPDPEHRGIGGPVYVAPAAEPSPIAHAGLEAGCSVGIPAFPSQNGSLMESAGGGSMVDVRIRDGQRESVFRSYLFPVMDRPNVTVLTGALVTRVTFDAARATGVEFLRDGKLHRVGAGSEIVLSLGAIHTPKVLMQSGVGDQSHLQSHGIRVVQHLPGVGRNLQDHPGFSCVWESKEPLAWRNSGGDVTFFAKSDSRLESPDLQAYQLEFPFSSTENATRYRVPEAGWAMYGAVVRPKSRGHICLTGADPTDPVKIHAGLMSRPEDLKAAIACIEMCREIGNSPKLRRFSKREVMPGKLDNAELVRFIRNEVTTYHHQTCTAKMGCDSMSVVDGSLKVYGLQGLRIADGSIMPRVTTGNTMAPCVIIGERAGQILRHHHAL is encoded by the coding sequence ATGACGACGCCCGTCACCGAAACCGGACTTCCGGCAGCTGAATTCACAGATCGGGTCCGCCGCAATCAGCGATGGCTCGGCTCGGAATTGAAGCCGCAATACGACTTCATCGTGTGTGGGTCGGGCTCGAGCGGCTCGGTGGTGGCCCGCCGCCTCGCCGAAAACCCCAATGCCAGCGTCCTGGTACTCGAAGCGGGCGGCCCCGACGAAGGGCCCGAGATCACGGAACCGGGAATGTGGCTCGCGAACCTGGGCAGCGAGCGCGACTGGAACTTCACCGCTGAGCCCAACTGTCACCTCAACGGGCGGGCAATCCCGTATGCGATGGGGAAGGTGCTCGGCGGAGGCTCGAGCATCAACGTCATGGTGTGGGCGCGCGGTCACAAGACCGACTGGGACTACTTCGCCTCGGAGGCGAAGGACCAGCGTTGGAGCTACGATTCGGTCCTCGCCATCTACCGCGCGATCGAGGACTGGCACGGCGATCCCGACCCTGAGCACCGCGGCATCGGCGGTCCGGTCTACGTCGCGCCGGCCGCCGAACCGAGCCCGATCGCCCATGCCGGCCTGGAAGCGGGTTGTTCAGTTGGCATTCCGGCCTTCCCGAGCCAGAACGGCAGCCTGATGGAAAGTGCGGGTGGCGGCTCGATGGTCGATGTGCGTATCCGCGACGGCCAGCGCGAGTCGGTTTTTCGCTCTTACCTGTTCCCTGTCATGGATCGGCCCAACGTGACGGTGTTGACGGGCGCGCTGGTGACCCGCGTGACCTTCGATGCGGCGCGGGCCACCGGCGTGGAATTCCTGCGCGACGGCAAGTTGCACCGGGTCGGTGCGGGCTCGGAGATCGTGTTGTCCCTGGGTGCCATCCACACGCCGAAGGTGCTCATGCAATCGGGCGTGGGCGATCAATCGCACCTGCAGTCACACGGGATTCGCGTGGTCCAGCACCTGCCCGGCGTGGGCCGCAATCTGCAGGACCACCCCGGCTTCTCCTGCGTCTGGGAATCTAAAGAGCCCCTGGCTTGGCGTAACAGCGGCGGCGACGTGACCTTTTTCGCCAAGAGCGATTCGCGGCTGGAGTCGCCAGACCTGCAGGCTTACCAGCTGGAGTTTCCGTTCTCGAGCACGGAGAACGCAACCAGATACCGTGTCCCCGAGGCGGGCTGGGCCATGTACGGCGCGGTGGTACGGCCGAAGAGCCGCGGGCACATCTGCCTGACCGGGGCCGATCCGACCGACCCGGTGAAGATCCACGCCGGTCTGATGTCTCGCCCCGAGGACCTGAAGGCGGCGATCGCCTGCATCGAAATGTGCCGCGAGATCGGGAATTCCCCGAAGCTTCGCCGGTTCAGCAAGCGTGAAGTCATGCCCGGCAAGCTCGACAATGCCGAATTGGTGCGCTTCATCCGCAACGAGGTCACCACCTACCACCACCAAACGTGCACGGCGAAGATGGGTTGCGACAGCATGTCGGTGGTCGATGGGTCACTGAAAGTCTATGGACTGCAGGGCCTGCGGATCGCCGACGGCTCCATCATGCCGCGGGTCACCACGGGAAACACCATGGCGCCCTGCGTCATCATCGGCGAACGCGCGGGTCAGATTCTGCGGCATCACCACGCTCTGTGA
- a CDS encoding helix-turn-helix domain-containing protein: MRRWIGSHLSHDLTVPALARRVAVTPRHLTRVFQFDVGLAPGEFVERMRVEHARRLLERTDLAPERIASECGLGSARTLYRLFRDRLGTTPGEYRQRFAGAPA, encoded by the coding sequence TTGCGGCGGTGGATCGGCTCGCACCTTTCCCACGACCTGACCGTTCCCGCCCTCGCGCGCCGCGTGGCGGTGACGCCGCGGCACCTGACGCGGGTGTTCCAGTTCGACGTGGGCTTGGCCCCGGGCGAGTTCGTCGAGCGGATGCGGGTCGAACACGCCCGCCGTCTGCTCGAGCGCACCGACTTGGCGCCCGAGCGCATCGCGTCCGAATGCGGATTGGGGTCGGCGAGGACGCTTTACCGGCTGTTCCGCGACCGCCTGGGCACGACGCCGGGCGAGTACCGCCAACGATTTGCCGGTGCGCCCGCTTAG